A window of the Microplitis mediator isolate UGA2020A chromosome 5, iyMicMedi2.1, whole genome shotgun sequence genome harbors these coding sequences:
- the LOC130667840 gene encoding uncharacterized protein LOC130667840 isoform X1, with the protein MDMMRDWVDCINCHWVAMIAAGLYTHIREICIIGLCFEEGPIVHPSYSSLLFTFSILSVFAEHKPWPRSLKEPPVYLLYIYEMLVAALVANLSTRAIWTPLVHAIWALTQESSKWLMWINSLMGLDHYSVIAGLANFMATDDAASYMTSCLSLLSFVWMMDATESLDALLDLISND; encoded by the exons ATGGATATGATGAGGGATTGGGTCGATTGCATAAACTGTCACTGGGTAGCAATGATTGCTGCTGGACTGTATACACACATACGAGAAATTTGTATAATTGGACTGTGCTTTGAAGAAGGGCCAATAGTACATCCCTCTTATTCATCACTGCTctttactttttcaattttgtcGGTCTTTGCTGAGCACAAACCCTGGCCGCGGTCTCTAAAAGAGCCGCCTGTTTATCTCCTATACATTTACGAG atgctGGTGGCTGCTCTGGTAGCGAATTTATCAACGCGGGCTATCTGGACACCGCTGGTCCACGCGATCTGGGCACTGACTCAAGAGTCAAGTAAATgg ctaatgTGGATAAATTCTCTAATGGGCTTAGATCATTACTCAGTAATTGCTGGTCTTGCTAATTTCATGGCGACGGACGACGCAGCTTCATATATGACGTCATGtttgtcattattatcatttgtgTGGATGATGGACGCCACGGAATCACTCGATGCTCTGCTCGACTTGATATCCAA tgATTAG
- the LOC130667840 gene encoding uncharacterized protein LOC130667840 isoform X2: protein MDMMRDWVDCINCHWVAMIAAGLYTHIREICIIGLCFEEGPIVHPSYSSLLFTFSILSVFAEHKPWPRSLKEPPVYLLYIYEMLVAALVANLSTRAIWTPLVHAIWALTQESSKWLMWINSLMGLDHYSVIAGLANFMATDDAASYMTSCLSLLSFVWMMDATESLDALLDLISK, encoded by the exons ATGGATATGATGAGGGATTGGGTCGATTGCATAAACTGTCACTGGGTAGCAATGATTGCTGCTGGACTGTATACACACATACGAGAAATTTGTATAATTGGACTGTGCTTTGAAGAAGGGCCAATAGTACATCCCTCTTATTCATCACTGCTctttactttttcaattttgtcGGTCTTTGCTGAGCACAAACCCTGGCCGCGGTCTCTAAAAGAGCCGCCTGTTTATCTCCTATACATTTACGAG atgctGGTGGCTGCTCTGGTAGCGAATTTATCAACGCGGGCTATCTGGACACCGCTGGTCCACGCGATCTGGGCACTGACTCAAGAGTCAAGTAAATgg ctaatgTGGATAAATTCTCTAATGGGCTTAGATCATTACTCAGTAATTGCTGGTCTTGCTAATTTCATGGCGACGGACGACGCAGCTTCATATATGACGTCATGtttgtcattattatcatttgtgTGGATGATGGACGCCACGGAATCACTCGATGCTCTGCTCGACTTGATATCCAAgtag